The nucleotide window TCGGCCTGGAGGATCTGGCCGAAAAGATTCAGGGCGGATGGTTTGATTTCGATGTCGCTGTGGCGACACCGGATGTCATGAATGTGATGGGGAAACTGGGTAAACTGTTGGGGCCACGAGGTTTGATGCCCAACCCTAAATCCGGAACGGTAACTTTCGATATCGGCAAGGCCGTCCAGGATATCAAAAAGGGCAAGATCTCTTATAGAGTTGATAAGGCCGGCAATGTGCATGCTTCCATTGGTAAAGTATCATTTGATGAAAATAAGATAAAGGCGAATGCCCTGGCTTTTCTGGATGCCATCCTGCGTGCCAAACCAGCCGCGGCCAAGGGGCAGTACCTGAAACATATCTCGATCTGTTCCACCATGGGAGTGGGAATCAAACTCCACCCCGCCCAGCTGGTGGCCGAACTCAAGACCTGATCGATTGGAGAGGTTAGTCATGTTAAAGCGTTCTGAAAAAGAGGATGTGGTTCAAGAACTGGGCGAGCTGTTCGATAATTCCCAGAGCATATTTGTGACCGATTATCTCGGTCTGACGGTAGAACAGATGACCGATCTGCGCAAGAAACTGCGCGACAATGAAATCAAGTACCGGGTTGCCAAAAACACACTGCTCAGGATTGTAGCCAAGCAGAAGGGTTATGAAAAGCTGGTTGATTTTTTCACCGGCCCAACCGCGATCGCATTCGGCACTGAAGATCCGACTGTTCCTGCCAAGACCCTCTATGATTTTAAAAAAGATATTGCCAAAGATGTTGGTAAACCCGAGGTCAAAGCGTTTTTTGCAGACGGTGTCATTTATGACGCTGACAAGCTCAAAGAGCTGGCAGAGTTGCCCTCCAAGGAGGAGTTGATTGCCAAGGTCGTAGGATCTATTGGAGCTCCGCTTTCAAATTTGGTGGGTACTCTGGACGGGCTTTTGAGAGAGCTGTGTGTGACAATCGATCAAATAGCACAACAAAAAGAAAGTTAATCTGCTTCTAAGCCATAAATGAACCAGACTGCCGGAAGCGGGTAGAAACTACCCGGAGGCAACTTGCGGCGGCCGAGTAAACGTTAGGGAGTATGTTCGATGAGTGAAGCAACTGATAAGATAATTGAAGAAATTGATAAGCTGACTGTTATGGAGCTGGCTGACCTTTCCAAGGCTCTGCAGGAGAAATATGGTGTTTCTGCTGCTGCCCCTGTGGCCGCAGTGGCGGCTGCCCCCGGTGCTGGTGGCGGGGAAGCGGAGGAAGAAAAGACCGAGTTTGACGTCGTGCTGGAAGCTGTCGGCGATAAGAAAATCCAGGTCATTAAAGTCGTCCGCGAACTGACCAGCCTGGGCTTGAAGGAAGCCAAGCAGTTAGTCGATGGCGCACCCAACAAGGTCAAGGAGGGTGTGGACAAGGAAGAAGCCGAAGCGGCCAAGGCCAAGCTCGAAGAAGTCGGCGCATCTATTAAAATAGACTAAGGATTTACCCCGGAACTTTAACGGGGTAAATCCCGTTATGTCTGTCGATTGTGAAGGGTGACTTAAACGGAATGGAATACCGTACCCGAACGTGAGTATTCACCCGGCTAAAATTGCGAAATCACATAAAGGCTTTTTCAAAGATGAAAAAGCCTTGTGGGATTGTTTTGTTTTTTTGGGGATAGGGCTTTTTGCTCTTTGACATTTTATAAGGAGTGTTTGCTTTGGCTAAAGTAACACCGGTTGAAAGAATCTCTTTTTCAAAACTGACCTCTCCTTCTGAGATGCCTAATCTTCTGGAGGTTCAGCTCAATTCCTACAGGGAATTTTTGCAGGCTGAAATGCCTCCGGCCGAGAGGAAAAATCAGGGGCTCGAGAGGATCTTCAATGAAATCTTCCCGGTCACGGATGTGCACGAGAATTACACCCTCGAGTTCGTCCGTTACCAGATAGGATCTCCGCGCTATACGATCGAGGAGTGCCAGGAGCGCAACATGACTCATTCCGCTCCACTCAAGGCGACTTTGCGATTGATTGCCAAGGAACAGGAAGGCAAAACCAAGGAAGTCAAGGATATCATCGAACAGGATGTTTTTCTTGGCGATTTACCACTTATCACTCCCGGCGGAACGTTTGTGATTAACGGTGCCGAAAGGGTAGTGGTCAATCAGCTTCACAGGTCACCGGGCGTGTCCTTTGACGATGACATTCATCCCAACGGCAAAAGGCTGTTTTTGTCGCGCATCATACCGTTTCGCGGCTCCTGGGTTGAATTTACGATCGATATCAACGACATCATGTTCGTGCATATCGACTCGCGTCGTAAGTTCCCGGTTACGACCTTCTTGCGTGCCTTGGGATTTTCCACCAATGAAGATTTGATAAATGAATTTTACGAGCTGAAAAAATTTAGGCTGACTTCCAAGAACGGCGCTGAACTGACGGGTATGACCCTCGCGGAACCGATTATCGATACCGAGACCGGCGAAATCATCATGGATGCCGGCCAGGATTTCACAGAAGAACTGATCGAAAAACTCCAGGATCAGAAAATCAAGTCGTTCAAAATTCTAGCAGATGAAATTCCTGCTGAAAAGAAAGTTATCTTCAACACTTTAGTCAAAGACCAGACCTCTTCGAGCGAGGAAGCCCTGTTCAAGATGTATTCCCTGATTCGTCCCGGCGACGCTCCCACTCTGGAGCTTGCCAAAAACCTGAT belongs to Candidatus Zixiibacteriota bacterium and includes:
- a CDS encoding 50S ribosomal protein L1 — protein: MKAGKNYKNFREKVDSRTAYGIDDAVKLIKEGAYAKFDESIEFALRLGVDPRKSDQMVRGTVVLPHGTGKRVRVLAMAKGEKVKEAEDAGADYVGLEDLAEKIQGGWFDFDVAVATPDVMNVMGKLGKLLGPRGLMPNPKSGTVTFDIGKAVQDIKKGKISYRVDKAGNVHASIGKVSFDENKIKANALAFLDAILRAKPAAAKGQYLKHISICSTMGVGIKLHPAQLVAELKT
- the rplL gene encoding 50S ribosomal protein L7/L12, which codes for MSEATDKIIEEIDKLTVMELADLSKALQEKYGVSAAAPVAAVAAAPGAGGGEAEEEKTEFDVVLEAVGDKKIQVIKVVRELTSLGLKEAKQLVDGAPNKVKEGVDKEEAEAAKAKLEEVGASIKID
- the rplJ gene encoding 50S ribosomal protein L10 encodes the protein MLKRSEKEDVVQELGELFDNSQSIFVTDYLGLTVEQMTDLRKKLRDNEIKYRVAKNTLLRIVAKQKGYEKLVDFFTGPTAIAFGTEDPTVPAKTLYDFKKDIAKDVGKPEVKAFFADGVIYDADKLKELAELPSKEELIAKVVGSIGAPLSNLVGTLDGLLRELCVTIDQIAQQKES
- the rpoB gene encoding DNA-directed RNA polymerase subunit beta (DNA-dependent RNA polymerase catalyzes the transcription of DNA into RNA using the four ribonucleoside triphosphates as substrates; beta subunit is part of the catalytic core which binds with a sigma factor to produce the holoenzyme) — protein: MAKVTPVERISFSKLTSPSEMPNLLEVQLNSYREFLQAEMPPAERKNQGLERIFNEIFPVTDVHENYTLEFVRYQIGSPRYTIEECQERNMTHSAPLKATLRLIAKEQEGKTKEVKDIIEQDVFLGDLPLITPGGTFVINGAERVVVNQLHRSPGVSFDDDIHPNGKRLFLSRIIPFRGSWVEFTIDINDIMFVHIDSRRKFPVTTFLRALGFSTNEDLINEFYELKKFRLTSKNGAELTGMTLAEPIIDTETGEIIMDAGQDFTEELIEKLQDQKIKSFKILADEIPAEKKVIFNTLVKDQTSSSEEALFKMYSLIRPGDAPTLELAKNLIENMFFSEKRYDLGEVGRYMINQRLGLDVPLEQTVLDIKDFVAIIKYLINLRAGDGYIDDIDHLGNRRARTVGELLSNLFSVGLSRVARTIRERMSLKDAESITPHDLVNARTVSAVVDTFFGSSQLSQFMDQTNPLSELTHKRRLSALGPGGLTRERAGFEVRDVHHTHYGRLCPIETPEGPNIGLIASLATYARINRYGFLETPYRKCENGKVTDELVYMTADEEDKYKIAQANEPLDEKGRFVHKNITLRHRSDYPVVSPEEVNYMDVSP